A portion of the Cryptomeria japonica chromosome 5, Sugi_1.0, whole genome shotgun sequence genome contains these proteins:
- the LOC131078032 gene encoding cullin-1 yields MACHINRDLDEGWNVIKDGMKKVASLLEGHSDQAIDAHQYMHLTIFNLGTKKSSGTFSELYNTYKRFVNEYIYTTVLPDLRAKQGKFMLKELERRWKIYKVLVEWMSLFFDYVDRFYTSKRNIPSIGQTGLSTFVELVYNELRINVKNTVLILIESEREGELIERSLLKNVVGIFVEAGMGNMDCYVNDFEAPMLQESETYYSRKAALWITEYSCPAYLFKVEECLQLEKDRVSNYLDASTEQKLLDKLENELLTRYKDQILQRDCGPWDLLRAHKKDDLSRMFRMFNKIYQGLDPIACTFKQFVTGEGTELVKQAEDAAANIQGRRDTSGTRDQGFIRKLFDMHDKYEHYVLECFQNNKLFQKALDEAFTKFCNEGFKEISIPELLSTFSDNVLRNGSSEKLNDDEIEIALEKVVKILYYVTDKDMFAEFYRKKLARRLLSYRSADVPNEQSMLAKLKQENGIHYTRKMECMVNDLSLSKDLQEKFVAYLNREDIHVGLEMSVTVLTSGLWPPFNTTNMDLPSELGKCINVFNQFYGDETKQRKLQWMFSLGSCIVEGKFTDKTIEMVLSPNQASLLMLFNESERLSFGDLKSQLKLENDEVIKVLHSLACSKYKVLLKEPNTQKILPTDYFEFNSGFTDNCKRIKIPLPHSDEKTKVKENVVQDRTQEIEAAVVHIMKREKELSFQRLQNECIDYLKKRSSFMPDLRAIKKGIEGAIRKDYIERDPNDRTMFRYIA; encoded by the exons ATGGCGTGTCACATAAACAGGGACTTAGATGAAGGATGGAATGTTATAAAAGATGGTATGAAAAAAGTAGCAAGCTTATTGGAGGGACATTCCGATCAAGCCATAGACGCTCATCAATATATGCATCT AACTATCTTCAATTTGGGCACGAAGAAATCTTCTGGTACTTTTAGTGAACTCTACAATACATATAAGAGGTTCGTCAATGAGTACATATATACAACG GTTTTACCTGATTTAAGGGCAAAGCAAGGTAAGTTCATGTTGAAAGAACTTGAGAGACGCTGGAAAATTTACAAGGTGCTGGTCGAATGGATGTCTTTATTCTTTGATTATGTGGATCGCTTCTACACATCAAAGCGTAACATTCCTTCAATTGGACAAACTGGACTCAGCACATTTGTTGAATTG GTGTATAATGAGTTGAGGATTAATGTAAAGAATACAGTGCTTATTCTG ATTGAAAGTGAACGTGAGGGGGAGCTAATTGAGCGATCTTTATTGAAAAATGTTGTGGGTATATTTGTGGAGGCTGGAATGGGTAACATGGATTGCTATGTGAACGACTTTGAAGCACCAATGTTACAAGAATCTGAAACTTACTATTCTCGAAAGGCTGCATTATGGATTACAGAGTATTCTTGTCCAGCTTATTTGTTCAAG GTTGAGGAATGTTTGCAACTTGAGAAGGATAGAGTTTCCAATTATTTGGATGCAAGCACTGAGCAGAAGCTATTAGAT AAATTAGAAAATGAATTACTGACTCGGTATAAGGACCAAATTCTGCAAAGGGATTGCGGCCCCTGGGACTTGCTTAGGGCTCACAAG AAAGATGATCTTTCAAGGATGTTTCGAATGTTTAATAAAATATACCAAGGCTTGGATCCAATCGCATGTACTTTTAAACAG TTTGTCACTGGAGAAGGAACAGAACTTGTTAAACAGGCAGAAGATGCAGCGGctaatatt CAAGGGAGAAGGGATACCAGTGGAACTCGAGATCAG GGATTCATTCGGAAGCTTTTTGATATGCATGACAAGTACGAGCATTATGTTCTCGAGTGTTTTCAGAACAATAAGCTATTTCAAAAG GCTCTAGACGAGGCATTTACCAAATTCTGCAACGAAGGATTTAAAGAAATCTCGATTCCAGAATTACTCTCTACATTTTCTGATAACGTGCTAAGGAATGGCagtagtgagaaattaaatgatgatGAGATTGAAATTGCACTTGAAAAG GTTGTTAAAATTCTTTACTACGTTACAGATAAAGATATGTTTGCAGAGTTTTACAG GAAAAAGCTTGCTCGCAGATTGTTGTCTTACAGAAGTGCAGATGTTCCTAATGAACAAAGCATGTTGGCAAAATTGAAGCAGGAAAACGGGATACACTATACAAGAAAGATGGAATGCATG GTTAATGACTTATCTCTATCGAAGGATCTCCAAGAAAAATTTGTGGCGTATCTTAACAGAGAAGACATTCATGTTGGATTAGAAATGAGTGTCACTGTCCTTACTAGTGGATTATGGCCACCCTTCAACACCACTAATATGGATCTTCCTAGTGAGCTG GGTAAATGTATAAATGTATTCAATCAATTTTATGGTGATGAAACTAAGCAACGCAAACTTCAGTGGATGTTTTCTCTTGGATCTTGCATCGTGGAAGGCAAGTTTACTGACAAGACAATAGAGATGGTATTATCGCCTAATCAG GCCTCTTTGTTAATGTTGTTCAATGAATCTGAGAGACTCAGTTTTGGTGACCTCAAATCTCAACTGAAGCTGGAAAATGACGAAGTAATTAAAGTGCTGCATTCACTTGCATGTTCAAAGTACAAAGTCCTTCTCAAGGAGCCAAACACACAGAAAATATTACCTACTGACTACTTTGAGTTCAATTCAGGATTTACAGACAACTGTAAAAGAATAAAG ATTCCACTTCCCCACAGTGACGAGAAGACGAAAGTGAAGGAAAACGTGGTTCAAGACAGAACTCAAGAAATAGAGGCTGCAGTAGTTCACATCATGAAGAGAGAAAAGGAATTATCTTTTCAGCGGCTGCAGAATGAGTGTATTGATTATCTGAAAAAACGCTCATCCTTTATG CCGGATTTAAGAGCAATTAAGAAGGGTATAGAGGGCGCGATTAGAAAGGACTACATAGAACGGGATCCAAATGATCGTACCATGTTCAGATATATTGCCTGA